From the genome of Micromonospora lupini:
AACTCGCCCCGGTCCAGCGCTGCCGGCAGACCGGCGACAAGCGCCGACCGGGCGAGGTCGCGGGCGCTGCGCTCCGGGTCGTACACCGCCCACCGGCCGCGACCGGCCGCCTTGGCCCAGTAGAGCGTGGTGTCGGCGGCCTTCATCAGCTCCGAGGCGGTGGTCTCGGCGGCCGGGCAGTCCACGATGCCCACGCTGGCCGAGACCGCCAACTGCTTGTCGCCGAGGTGCACCGGGGCGGCGACGGCGGCAAGCGCGGCCTCCGCCACGGCCACCGCGTCGTCGACGTCGTCACCGCCGTCGACGAGGATGACGAACTCGTCGCCGCCCATCCGGGCGACCAGGTGGCCGTGGTCGGCCACACACTCGGCGAGCCGCCTGCCGATCGCCACCAACAGCCGGTCACCGAGGTCGTGCCCGAGGCTGTCGTTGATCGCCTTGAAGCCGTCCAGGTCCAGGAAGCACACCCCGACCCGCTGACCGGGCCCGGCGGTGTCGAAGACCCGGCCCAGCGTCTCGAAGAACAACGTCCGGTTGGGCAGGCCGGTCAGCGGGTCGTGCAGCGCCTGGAAGCGCAGCCGCTGCTGGAGCTCGTACCGCTCGGTGATGTCCTCGATCATGGCAACGGTGAACCGGGGTCGTCCGTCGTCGTACCTGATCAACGAGACGGCCAGGTCCGTCCAGACGATGCTGCCGTCCTTGCGGTGGTAGCGCTTCTCCACCCGGGCCGAGTCCTGCTTGCCCTCGATCAGCTCCTGGTACAGCTCCCACATGCCGGCGGCGTCGTCGGCGTGGAACAGCGCCGCCACGTTCATCTCGCACAGCTCCTCGATCGAGTAGCCGAGCATGGCGGCGAACGCCGCGTTGACGTCGATGATCTGGCCGTCCACCCCGGCGATGCCGATCCCGATCGCCGCGCCGGTGAAGACCGCCCGGAACCGCGCCTCGCTGTCGCGCAGCGCCTGCTCGACCTCGTCGCGTGCCTGCCAGGCCGAGCGGGCGATGCGCTCCTGCTGGCTGAAGGTGCGGTCGCGCAACGCGCGGGCGAACCCGGCGGCCAGCCCGCCCTGCACCGCCGCGATCCGCTCGCCCAGGTCGGCCGGCCGGTCGCCGGACGGCAGGACCCGAGCGGGGAAGTCGTCGCCGAGCGCGCGCAGCGACCACTCAAGCGCCCGAGGCTCGGTCAGGTGCGCCTCCACCAACGCCCGCCCGACCTCCTCGGCGGGACGGGCGCTGAACGGATCGGCCCGCACCACCTGGGCCAACCGGACTGTGTGCAGCAGCAACAGCCGCTCGGTCTCGGCCGCGCTCAGCGGCACGAAACCGATCCGGCGTACGGCGCGGGCCCAGTCGGCGGCGTAGCCCTGGGCGCCGCCCCGGCCGACGTCGACCCCGGTGGGGTCCGGGACGGCGGCCACTCCGATCAGCCGGCGGGCTGGTCGTACCGGGCCACGCCCCCGAAGGCGCCGAACCGCTCGGGGTGCTCGTCCACGTCGGACGGCGAGTCGGGACGCCACAGTGGCATGTGCACCACGCCCGGTTCCAGAACGGTCCAGTCGCCGAAGAAGCCCGTGACCTGCGCGCGGGAGCGCAGGGTGATCTCGGTGGCGGTGCGGGCGGAGAGGCGCTGGGCGTCAAGCATCTCCTGCGGCTGGTCCTCGAAGGTCGAGTGCGAGATGACCAGGAAGCTGCCCGGCGCGGCGGCGGCCCGCAGGGTGGACAGGATCTCCTCGGGACCGTCGGCGTCCGGGATGAAGTGCACCACCCCGGCCAGCAGGATGCCCATCGGTCGGCTGAGGTCGATCAGCCCGAGCCGCCGGGTCTCCTGGAGGATCCGCTCCGGCTCGCGCAGGTCGGCGTGGATCACCCCGGTCAGGTCGTTGCCGGCGAGCAGCTCACGGCTGTGCGCGACGGCCACCGGGTCGATGTCGACGTAGACCACGCGGGCCTTCGGGTTCGCCGCCTGGGCCACCTCGTGCACGTTGCCCACCGTCGGAATGCCGGAGCCGATGTCGAGGAACTGGTCGATGCCGGCGTCGAGCAGCACCCGGACGGCCCGGCGCAGGAACTCCCGACCGGAGCGCATGGTGGCCGCGAGATTCGGGGTCATGCTGGCGATCTGCTCGGCCAACTGCCTGTCGACCTCGAAGTTGTGCGCCCCGCCCAGGAAGTAGTCGTACACCCGGGCGGCGCTCGGCCTGGTCAGGTCAATCTCGGTCGGCAGTGCGTCCGGCATCGGTGTGCTCCCCAGTTCGTCGCCGTCGCGAAGGGCGGCACCGGCGTCGACGGGCACGCGCGACCGCCGGCCGACCCCGCGGGTCGTGTGGTGTGGACCACTCTAGGCCGCCGACTCCCGCGTACGGGAGATCCCTTCATGTAACTTTCCGCGCTCAGGCGGCCGACTCCAGCAGCAGCGAGATGCCCTGCCCGACGCCGATGCACATCGTGGCGAGCGCCCGTCGGCCGCCGCGACGGCGCAGCTCCAGGGCGGCGGTCAGCGCCAGCCGCGCGCCGCTGGCGCCCAGCGGGTGTCCGAGCGCGATGGCCCCACCGTTCGGGTTGACGTGCTCGGCATCGACGGGCAACCCCAGCTCGCGCAGCACCGCCACGGACTGCGCGGCGAACGCCTCGTTCAGCTCGATCACGTCCACCGCGCCCAGCTCGACGCCGACCCGGTCGAGCAGCTTGCGGGTGGCCGGCACCGG
Proteins encoded in this window:
- a CDS encoding putative bifunctional diguanylate cyclase/phosphodiesterase; the protein is MAAVPDPTGVDVGRGGAQGYAADWARAVRRIGFVPLSAAETERLLLLHTVRLAQVVRADPFSARPAEEVGRALVEAHLTEPRALEWSLRALGDDFPARVLPSGDRPADLGERIAAVQGGLAAGFARALRDRTFSQQERIARSAWQARDEVEQALRDSEARFRAVFTGAAIGIGIAGVDGQIIDVNAAFAAMLGYSIEELCEMNVAALFHADDAAGMWELYQELIEGKQDSARVEKRYHRKDGSIVWTDLAVSLIRYDDGRPRFTVAMIEDITERYELQQRLRFQALHDPLTGLPNRTLFFETLGRVFDTAGPGQRVGVCFLDLDGFKAINDSLGHDLGDRLLVAIGRRLAECVADHGHLVARMGGDEFVILVDGGDDVDDAVAVAEAALAAVAAPVHLGDKQLAVSASVGIVDCPAAETTASELMKAADTTLYWAKAAGRGRWAVYDPERSARDLARSALVAGLPAALDRGEFVLHYQPIVSLLEGTMLAVEALVRWEHPELGLIGPDRFIGLAEETGLIVRLGEWVLRQACHDAERWRREFPDARLVVSVNLAARQADEPTIVATVADALATSGLPAELLQLELTESAVMGSAGEPLRSLHRLAALGVRLAVDDFGTGYSNLAYLRRLPIHCLKLAGPFVEGIRADGTDAVADHRDERIVDALVRLAHALELWVTAEAVETPVQAERLRALRCDTGQGRYFGAPAPAEEITARLGGGSAA
- a CDS encoding SAM-dependent methyltransferase, whose protein sequence is MPDALPTEIDLTRPSAARVYDYFLGGAHNFEVDRQLAEQIASMTPNLAATMRSGREFLRRAVRVLLDAGIDQFLDIGSGIPTVGNVHEVAQAANPKARVVYVDIDPVAVAHSRELLAGNDLTGVIHADLREPERILQETRRLGLIDLSRPMGILLAGVVHFIPDADGPEEILSTLRAAAAPGSFLVISHSTFEDQPQEMLDAQRLSARTATEITLRSRAQVTGFFGDWTVLEPGVVHMPLWRPDSPSDVDEHPERFGAFGGVARYDQPAG